The proteins below are encoded in one region of Stigmatopora argus isolate UIUO_Sarg chromosome 2, RoL_Sarg_1.0, whole genome shotgun sequence:
- the mthfsd gene encoding methenyltetrahydrofolate synthase domain-containing protein isoform X3 has protein sequence MSRGGRWERYPKQVWLARSVHLPRRSIKATDKRSAAEGQSGVLGTATSQQIPQLTGATKWDIRQKIWDYIEDNDLANFPRPVHNRIPNFKGAVEACNRLTALQEFKSSQTIKINPDRPQQHARFVTLEAHKTLLVPTPRLRSGLFNKIVPPAGANKEKLRICSSSQGVKEFSVPIGLEDKVKVDLVVVGSVAVSEKGFRIGKGEGFADLEYAMMASMGAVDESTVVVTVVHDCQVVDIPEELMEAHDLTVDYILTPSRVIKTNCLLPKPQGIIWTKLYPEKLEKIPVLKKLLALEEQAGKDVTLGEAPPSSEPLSPSGPPKNPSRRRPRQKAARQDVREEPKEEKGAEAEQRARQRPARVRKESRGSEGEGAEWRRRKGQNGKSAKEKSSEETGREVVNPSKIPLSVTTVYLGGIPTGLRVSELKISLRERDAAPLRLTWQGAQHRAFLDYSDPQAAEKALEALQGLNLNGHSVQAELAKNQRRSKRLGPSNRKPEPAPAPAPTSDNTEVAESKGEDQKQTEQ, from the exons ATGAGCAGGGGGGGAAGATGGGAgag ATATCCCAAACAGGTGTGGCTTGCTCGCTCGGTCCACCTGCCAAGACGGTCCATCAAAGCCACAGACAAAAGGTCCGCCGCAGAGGGGCAAAGTGGAGTTCTGGGAACAGCCACATCACAGCAAATTCCTCAACTCACAG GAGCAACAAAATGGGACATCCGTCAAAAGATTTGGGACTACATCGAAGACAACGATCTGGCGAATTTTCCGAGGCCCGTTCACAATAGAATCCCCAATTTTAAG GGTGCCGTTGAAGCGTGTAACAGGCTGACAGCCCTGCAGGAATTCAAGTCCAGTCAAACCATCAAAATAAATCCAGACAGACCTCAGCAGCATGCTCGCTTTGTCACACTGGAA GCACATAAAACCTTGTTGGTCCCAACTCCTCGTCTTCGTTCCGGCCTTTTTAACAAGATAGTTCCCCCAGCGGGAGCCAACAAAGAAAAGCTGCGCATTTGCTCTTCTTCTCAG GGTGTGAAAGAGTTCAGTGTGCCAATTGGCCTGGAGGACAAAGTCAAGGTGGACCTTGTGGTTGTTGGCTCGGTGGCTGTGTCAGAGAAAG GTTTCCGCATTGGAAAAGGAGAGGGCTTTGCTGACTTGGAGTATGCAATGATGGCCTCAATGGGAGCGGTGGATGAGTCCACAGTGGTGGTGACTGTAGTGCATGATTGTCAG GTGGTGGACATTCCCGAAGAACTTATGGAGGCACACGACCTGACAGTGGACTACATACTCACACCAAGCAGAGTTATTAAGACAAACTGCCTTCTTCCAAAACCGCAAGGAATCATCTGGACTAAG CTTTACCCCGAAAAGCTGGAGAAGATCCCCGTCCTGAAGAAACTCCTGGCCCTGGAGGAGCAGGCAGGGAAGGACGTCACCCTTGGGGAGGCGCCGCCTTCGTCCGAGCCTCTATCGCCAAGcggtccccccaaaaatcccagCCGACGCAGGCCGAGGCAGAAAGCGGCCCGTCAGGATGTCCGGGAAGAACCCAAGGAGGAGAAGGGTGCGGAAGCAGAACAGAGAGCCAGACAGCGTCCTGCTCGAGTAAGGAAGGAAAGTAGAGGAAGTGAGGGTGAGGGTGCCGAGTGGAGGAGAAGAAAGggacaaaatggaaaaagtgcAAAGGAGAAGAGTTCAGAGGAGACTGGGAGGGAAGTTGTGAACCCCAGTAAGATCCCGCTCAGTGTCACCACAGTATATCTGGGCGGCATCCCCACCGGGTTACGCGTCAGCGAGCTGAAGATTTCCCTCCGGGAGAGAGATGCGGCGCCGCTGCGGCTCACCTGGCAGGGAGCTCAGCACCGCGCCTTCTTGGACTACAGCGACCCCCAGGCTGCCGAGAAAGCGCTGGAGGCGCTCCAGGGGCTCAACCTGAATGGGCACAGTGTGCAGGCCGAGCTGGCAAAGAACCAGCGCCGCAGCAAGAGACTCGGCCCTTCCAATCGCAAACCCGAACCTGCCCCCGCACCGGCTCCGACATCCGACAACACGGAAGTCGCCGAGTCCAAGGGTGAAGACCAAAAGCAGACGGAGCAATAA
- the mthfsd gene encoding methenyltetrahydrofolate synthase domain-containing protein isoform X7 yields MLHEIMEPVIKINPGATKWDIRQKIWDYIEDNDLANFPRPVHNRIPNFKGAFTACPKLSELEVFTQTAEVKVDPDKPLEGARLAVLQAHKTLLVPTPRLRSGLFNKIVPPAGANKEKLRICSSSQGVKEFSVPIGLEDKVKVDLVVVGSVAVSEKGFRIGKGEGFADLEYAMMASMGAVDESTVVVTVVHDCQVVDIPEELMEAHDLTVDYILTPSRVIKTNCLLPKPQGIIWTKLYPEKLEKIPVLKKLLALEEQAGKDVTLGEAPPSSEPLSPSGPPKNPSRRRPRQKAARQDVREEPKEEKGAEAEQRARQRPARVRKESRGSEGEGAEWRRRKGQNGKSAKEKSSEETGREVVNPSKIPLSVTTVYLGGIPTGLRVSELKISLRERDAAPLRLTWQGAQHRAFLDYSDPQAAEKALEALQGLNLNGHSVQAELAKNQRRSKRLGPSNRKPEPAPAPAPTSDNTEVAESKGEDQKQTEQ; encoded by the exons ATGTTACATGAAATCATGGAGCCTGTCATTAAAATCAATCCAG GAGCAACAAAATGGGACATCCGTCAAAAGATTTGGGACTACATCGAAGACAACGATCTGGCGAATTTTCCGAGGCCCGTTCACAATAGAATCCCCAATTTTAAG GGGGCTTTCACTGCTTGCCCCAAGTTGTCTGAACTGGAAGTGTTTACCCAGACTGCTGAGGTGAAGGTGGACCCCGATAAACCTCTTGAGGGGGCTCGACTAGCAGTGCTCCAG GCACATAAAACCTTGTTGGTCCCAACTCCTCGTCTTCGTTCCGGCCTTTTTAACAAGATAGTTCCCCCAGCGGGAGCCAACAAAGAAAAGCTGCGCATTTGCTCTTCTTCTCAG GGTGTGAAAGAGTTCAGTGTGCCAATTGGCCTGGAGGACAAAGTCAAGGTGGACCTTGTGGTTGTTGGCTCGGTGGCTGTGTCAGAGAAAG GTTTCCGCATTGGAAAAGGAGAGGGCTTTGCTGACTTGGAGTATGCAATGATGGCCTCAATGGGAGCGGTGGATGAGTCCACAGTGGTGGTGACTGTAGTGCATGATTGTCAG GTGGTGGACATTCCCGAAGAACTTATGGAGGCACACGACCTGACAGTGGACTACATACTCACACCAAGCAGAGTTATTAAGACAAACTGCCTTCTTCCAAAACCGCAAGGAATCATCTGGACTAAG CTTTACCCCGAAAAGCTGGAGAAGATCCCCGTCCTGAAGAAACTCCTGGCCCTGGAGGAGCAGGCAGGGAAGGACGTCACCCTTGGGGAGGCGCCGCCTTCGTCCGAGCCTCTATCGCCAAGcggtccccccaaaaatcccagCCGACGCAGGCCGAGGCAGAAAGCGGCCCGTCAGGATGTCCGGGAAGAACCCAAGGAGGAGAAGGGTGCGGAAGCAGAACAGAGAGCCAGACAGCGTCCTGCTCGAGTAAGGAAGGAAAGTAGAGGAAGTGAGGGTGAGGGTGCCGAGTGGAGGAGAAGAAAGggacaaaatggaaaaagtgcAAAGGAGAAGAGTTCAGAGGAGACTGGGAGGGAAGTTGTGAACCCCAGTAAGATCCCGCTCAGTGTCACCACAGTATATCTGGGCGGCATCCCCACCGGGTTACGCGTCAGCGAGCTGAAGATTTCCCTCCGGGAGAGAGATGCGGCGCCGCTGCGGCTCACCTGGCAGGGAGCTCAGCACCGCGCCTTCTTGGACTACAGCGACCCCCAGGCTGCCGAGAAAGCGCTGGAGGCGCTCCAGGGGCTCAACCTGAATGGGCACAGTGTGCAGGCCGAGCTGGCAAAGAACCAGCGCCGCAGCAAGAGACTCGGCCCTTCCAATCGCAAACCCGAACCTGCCCCCGCACCGGCTCCGACATCCGACAACACGGAAGTCGCCGAGTCCAAGGGTGAAGACCAAAAGCAGACGGAGCAATAA
- the mthfsd gene encoding methenyltetrahydrofolate synthase domain-containing protein isoform X1 — MSRGGRWERQVCVCIYPKQVWLARSVHLPRRSIKATDKRSAAEGQSGVLGTATSQQIPQLTGATKWDIRQKIWDYIEDNDLANFPRPVHNRIPNFKGAVEACNRLTALQEFKSSQTIKINPDRPQQHARFVTLEAHKTLLVPTPRLRSGLFNKIVPPAGANKEKLRICSSSQGVKEFSVPIGLEDKVKVDLVVVGSVAVSEKGFRIGKGEGFADLEYAMMASMGAVDESTVVVTVVHDCQVVDIPEELMEAHDLTVDYILTPSRVIKTNCLLPKPQGIIWTKLYPEKLEKIPVLKKLLALEEQAGKDVTLGEAPPSSEPLSPSGPPKNPSRRRPRQKAARQDVREEPKEEKGAEAEQRARQRPARVRKESRGSEGEGAEWRRRKGQNGKSAKEKSSEETGREVVNPSKIPLSVTTVYLGGIPTGLRVSELKISLRERDAAPLRLTWQGAQHRAFLDYSDPQAAEKALEALQGLNLNGHSVQAELAKNQRRSKRLGPSNRKPEPAPAPAPTSDNTEVAESKGEDQKQTEQ; from the exons ATGAGCAGGGGGGGAAGATGGGAgaggcaagtgtgtgtgtgtat ATATCCCAAACAGGTGTGGCTTGCTCGCTCGGTCCACCTGCCAAGACGGTCCATCAAAGCCACAGACAAAAGGTCCGCCGCAGAGGGGCAAAGTGGAGTTCTGGGAACAGCCACATCACAGCAAATTCCTCAACTCACAG GAGCAACAAAATGGGACATCCGTCAAAAGATTTGGGACTACATCGAAGACAACGATCTGGCGAATTTTCCGAGGCCCGTTCACAATAGAATCCCCAATTTTAAG GGTGCCGTTGAAGCGTGTAACAGGCTGACAGCCCTGCAGGAATTCAAGTCCAGTCAAACCATCAAAATAAATCCAGACAGACCTCAGCAGCATGCTCGCTTTGTCACACTGGAA GCACATAAAACCTTGTTGGTCCCAACTCCTCGTCTTCGTTCCGGCCTTTTTAACAAGATAGTTCCCCCAGCGGGAGCCAACAAAGAAAAGCTGCGCATTTGCTCTTCTTCTCAG GGTGTGAAAGAGTTCAGTGTGCCAATTGGCCTGGAGGACAAAGTCAAGGTGGACCTTGTGGTTGTTGGCTCGGTGGCTGTGTCAGAGAAAG GTTTCCGCATTGGAAAAGGAGAGGGCTTTGCTGACTTGGAGTATGCAATGATGGCCTCAATGGGAGCGGTGGATGAGTCCACAGTGGTGGTGACTGTAGTGCATGATTGTCAG GTGGTGGACATTCCCGAAGAACTTATGGAGGCACACGACCTGACAGTGGACTACATACTCACACCAAGCAGAGTTATTAAGACAAACTGCCTTCTTCCAAAACCGCAAGGAATCATCTGGACTAAG CTTTACCCCGAAAAGCTGGAGAAGATCCCCGTCCTGAAGAAACTCCTGGCCCTGGAGGAGCAGGCAGGGAAGGACGTCACCCTTGGGGAGGCGCCGCCTTCGTCCGAGCCTCTATCGCCAAGcggtccccccaaaaatcccagCCGACGCAGGCCGAGGCAGAAAGCGGCCCGTCAGGATGTCCGGGAAGAACCCAAGGAGGAGAAGGGTGCGGAAGCAGAACAGAGAGCCAGACAGCGTCCTGCTCGAGTAAGGAAGGAAAGTAGAGGAAGTGAGGGTGAGGGTGCCGAGTGGAGGAGAAGAAAGggacaaaatggaaaaagtgcAAAGGAGAAGAGTTCAGAGGAGACTGGGAGGGAAGTTGTGAACCCCAGTAAGATCCCGCTCAGTGTCACCACAGTATATCTGGGCGGCATCCCCACCGGGTTACGCGTCAGCGAGCTGAAGATTTCCCTCCGGGAGAGAGATGCGGCGCCGCTGCGGCTCACCTGGCAGGGAGCTCAGCACCGCGCCTTCTTGGACTACAGCGACCCCCAGGCTGCCGAGAAAGCGCTGGAGGCGCTCCAGGGGCTCAACCTGAATGGGCACAGTGTGCAGGCCGAGCTGGCAAAGAACCAGCGCCGCAGCAAGAGACTCGGCCCTTCCAATCGCAAACCCGAACCTGCCCCCGCACCGGCTCCGACATCCGACAACACGGAAGTCGCCGAGTCCAAGGGTGAAGACCAAAAGCAGACGGAGCAATAA
- the mthfsd gene encoding methenyltetrahydrofolate synthase domain-containing protein isoform X2 translates to MSRGGRWERQVCVCIYPKQVWLARSVHLPRRSIKATDKRSAAEGQSGVLGTATSQQIPQLTGATKWDIRQKIWDYIEDNDLANFPRPVHNRIPNFKGAFTACPKLSELEVFTQTAEVKVDPDKPLEGARLAVLQAHKTLLVPTPRLRSGLFNKIVPPAGANKEKLRICSSSQGVKEFSVPIGLEDKVKVDLVVVGSVAVSEKGFRIGKGEGFADLEYAMMASMGAVDESTVVVTVVHDCQVVDIPEELMEAHDLTVDYILTPSRVIKTNCLLPKPQGIIWTKLYPEKLEKIPVLKKLLALEEQAGKDVTLGEAPPSSEPLSPSGPPKNPSRRRPRQKAARQDVREEPKEEKGAEAEQRARQRPARVRKESRGSEGEGAEWRRRKGQNGKSAKEKSSEETGREVVNPSKIPLSVTTVYLGGIPTGLRVSELKISLRERDAAPLRLTWQGAQHRAFLDYSDPQAAEKALEALQGLNLNGHSVQAELAKNQRRSKRLGPSNRKPEPAPAPAPTSDNTEVAESKGEDQKQTEQ, encoded by the exons ATGAGCAGGGGGGGAAGATGGGAgaggcaagtgtgtgtgtgtat ATATCCCAAACAGGTGTGGCTTGCTCGCTCGGTCCACCTGCCAAGACGGTCCATCAAAGCCACAGACAAAAGGTCCGCCGCAGAGGGGCAAAGTGGAGTTCTGGGAACAGCCACATCACAGCAAATTCCTCAACTCACAG GAGCAACAAAATGGGACATCCGTCAAAAGATTTGGGACTACATCGAAGACAACGATCTGGCGAATTTTCCGAGGCCCGTTCACAATAGAATCCCCAATTTTAAG GGGGCTTTCACTGCTTGCCCCAAGTTGTCTGAACTGGAAGTGTTTACCCAGACTGCTGAGGTGAAGGTGGACCCCGATAAACCTCTTGAGGGGGCTCGACTAGCAGTGCTCCAG GCACATAAAACCTTGTTGGTCCCAACTCCTCGTCTTCGTTCCGGCCTTTTTAACAAGATAGTTCCCCCAGCGGGAGCCAACAAAGAAAAGCTGCGCATTTGCTCTTCTTCTCAG GGTGTGAAAGAGTTCAGTGTGCCAATTGGCCTGGAGGACAAAGTCAAGGTGGACCTTGTGGTTGTTGGCTCGGTGGCTGTGTCAGAGAAAG GTTTCCGCATTGGAAAAGGAGAGGGCTTTGCTGACTTGGAGTATGCAATGATGGCCTCAATGGGAGCGGTGGATGAGTCCACAGTGGTGGTGACTGTAGTGCATGATTGTCAG GTGGTGGACATTCCCGAAGAACTTATGGAGGCACACGACCTGACAGTGGACTACATACTCACACCAAGCAGAGTTATTAAGACAAACTGCCTTCTTCCAAAACCGCAAGGAATCATCTGGACTAAG CTTTACCCCGAAAAGCTGGAGAAGATCCCCGTCCTGAAGAAACTCCTGGCCCTGGAGGAGCAGGCAGGGAAGGACGTCACCCTTGGGGAGGCGCCGCCTTCGTCCGAGCCTCTATCGCCAAGcggtccccccaaaaatcccagCCGACGCAGGCCGAGGCAGAAAGCGGCCCGTCAGGATGTCCGGGAAGAACCCAAGGAGGAGAAGGGTGCGGAAGCAGAACAGAGAGCCAGACAGCGTCCTGCTCGAGTAAGGAAGGAAAGTAGAGGAAGTGAGGGTGAGGGTGCCGAGTGGAGGAGAAGAAAGggacaaaatggaaaaagtgcAAAGGAGAAGAGTTCAGAGGAGACTGGGAGGGAAGTTGTGAACCCCAGTAAGATCCCGCTCAGTGTCACCACAGTATATCTGGGCGGCATCCCCACCGGGTTACGCGTCAGCGAGCTGAAGATTTCCCTCCGGGAGAGAGATGCGGCGCCGCTGCGGCTCACCTGGCAGGGAGCTCAGCACCGCGCCTTCTTGGACTACAGCGACCCCCAGGCTGCCGAGAAAGCGCTGGAGGCGCTCCAGGGGCTCAACCTGAATGGGCACAGTGTGCAGGCCGAGCTGGCAAAGAACCAGCGCCGCAGCAAGAGACTCGGCCCTTCCAATCGCAAACCCGAACCTGCCCCCGCACCGGCTCCGACATCCGACAACACGGAAGTCGCCGAGTCCAAGGGTGAAGACCAAAAGCAGACGGAGCAATAA
- the mthfsd gene encoding methenyltetrahydrofolate synthase domain-containing protein isoform X6, whose translation MLHEIMEPVIKINPGATKWDIRQKIWDYIEDNDLANFPRPVHNRIPNFKGAVEACNRLTALQEFKSSQTIKINPDRPQQHARFVTLEAHKTLLVPTPRLRSGLFNKIVPPAGANKEKLRICSSSQGVKEFSVPIGLEDKVKVDLVVVGSVAVSEKGFRIGKGEGFADLEYAMMASMGAVDESTVVVTVVHDCQVVDIPEELMEAHDLTVDYILTPSRVIKTNCLLPKPQGIIWTKLYPEKLEKIPVLKKLLALEEQAGKDVTLGEAPPSSEPLSPSGPPKNPSRRRPRQKAARQDVREEPKEEKGAEAEQRARQRPARVRKESRGSEGEGAEWRRRKGQNGKSAKEKSSEETGREVVNPSKIPLSVTTVYLGGIPTGLRVSELKISLRERDAAPLRLTWQGAQHRAFLDYSDPQAAEKALEALQGLNLNGHSVQAELAKNQRRSKRLGPSNRKPEPAPAPAPTSDNTEVAESKGEDQKQTEQ comes from the exons ATGTTACATGAAATCATGGAGCCTGTCATTAAAATCAATCCAG GAGCAACAAAATGGGACATCCGTCAAAAGATTTGGGACTACATCGAAGACAACGATCTGGCGAATTTTCCGAGGCCCGTTCACAATAGAATCCCCAATTTTAAG GGTGCCGTTGAAGCGTGTAACAGGCTGACAGCCCTGCAGGAATTCAAGTCCAGTCAAACCATCAAAATAAATCCAGACAGACCTCAGCAGCATGCTCGCTTTGTCACACTGGAA GCACATAAAACCTTGTTGGTCCCAACTCCTCGTCTTCGTTCCGGCCTTTTTAACAAGATAGTTCCCCCAGCGGGAGCCAACAAAGAAAAGCTGCGCATTTGCTCTTCTTCTCAG GGTGTGAAAGAGTTCAGTGTGCCAATTGGCCTGGAGGACAAAGTCAAGGTGGACCTTGTGGTTGTTGGCTCGGTGGCTGTGTCAGAGAAAG GTTTCCGCATTGGAAAAGGAGAGGGCTTTGCTGACTTGGAGTATGCAATGATGGCCTCAATGGGAGCGGTGGATGAGTCCACAGTGGTGGTGACTGTAGTGCATGATTGTCAG GTGGTGGACATTCCCGAAGAACTTATGGAGGCACACGACCTGACAGTGGACTACATACTCACACCAAGCAGAGTTATTAAGACAAACTGCCTTCTTCCAAAACCGCAAGGAATCATCTGGACTAAG CTTTACCCCGAAAAGCTGGAGAAGATCCCCGTCCTGAAGAAACTCCTGGCCCTGGAGGAGCAGGCAGGGAAGGACGTCACCCTTGGGGAGGCGCCGCCTTCGTCCGAGCCTCTATCGCCAAGcggtccccccaaaaatcccagCCGACGCAGGCCGAGGCAGAAAGCGGCCCGTCAGGATGTCCGGGAAGAACCCAAGGAGGAGAAGGGTGCGGAAGCAGAACAGAGAGCCAGACAGCGTCCTGCTCGAGTAAGGAAGGAAAGTAGAGGAAGTGAGGGTGAGGGTGCCGAGTGGAGGAGAAGAAAGggacaaaatggaaaaagtgcAAAGGAGAAGAGTTCAGAGGAGACTGGGAGGGAAGTTGTGAACCCCAGTAAGATCCCGCTCAGTGTCACCACAGTATATCTGGGCGGCATCCCCACCGGGTTACGCGTCAGCGAGCTGAAGATTTCCCTCCGGGAGAGAGATGCGGCGCCGCTGCGGCTCACCTGGCAGGGAGCTCAGCACCGCGCCTTCTTGGACTACAGCGACCCCCAGGCTGCCGAGAAAGCGCTGGAGGCGCTCCAGGGGCTCAACCTGAATGGGCACAGTGTGCAGGCCGAGCTGGCAAAGAACCAGCGCCGCAGCAAGAGACTCGGCCCTTCCAATCGCAAACCCGAACCTGCCCCCGCACCGGCTCCGACATCCGACAACACGGAAGTCGCCGAGTCCAAGGGTGAAGACCAAAAGCAGACGGAGCAATAA
- the mthfsd gene encoding methenyltetrahydrofolate synthase domain-containing protein isoform X4, which yields MLHEIMEPVIKINPAGATKWDIRQKIWDYIEDNDLANFPRPVHNRIPNFKGAVEACNRLTALQEFKSSQTIKINPDRPQQHARFVTLEAHKTLLVPTPRLRSGLFNKIVPPAGANKEKLRICSSSQGVKEFSVPIGLEDKVKVDLVVVGSVAVSEKGFRIGKGEGFADLEYAMMASMGAVDESTVVVTVVHDCQVVDIPEELMEAHDLTVDYILTPSRVIKTNCLLPKPQGIIWTKLYPEKLEKIPVLKKLLALEEQAGKDVTLGEAPPSSEPLSPSGPPKNPSRRRPRQKAARQDVREEPKEEKGAEAEQRARQRPARVRKESRGSEGEGAEWRRRKGQNGKSAKEKSSEETGREVVNPSKIPLSVTTVYLGGIPTGLRVSELKISLRERDAAPLRLTWQGAQHRAFLDYSDPQAAEKALEALQGLNLNGHSVQAELAKNQRRSKRLGPSNRKPEPAPAPAPTSDNTEVAESKGEDQKQTEQ from the exons ATGTTACATGAAATCATGGAGCCTGTCATTAAAATCAATCCAG CAGGAGCAACAAAATGGGACATCCGTCAAAAGATTTGGGACTACATCGAAGACAACGATCTGGCGAATTTTCCGAGGCCCGTTCACAATAGAATCCCCAATTTTAAG GGTGCCGTTGAAGCGTGTAACAGGCTGACAGCCCTGCAGGAATTCAAGTCCAGTCAAACCATCAAAATAAATCCAGACAGACCTCAGCAGCATGCTCGCTTTGTCACACTGGAA GCACATAAAACCTTGTTGGTCCCAACTCCTCGTCTTCGTTCCGGCCTTTTTAACAAGATAGTTCCCCCAGCGGGAGCCAACAAAGAAAAGCTGCGCATTTGCTCTTCTTCTCAG GGTGTGAAAGAGTTCAGTGTGCCAATTGGCCTGGAGGACAAAGTCAAGGTGGACCTTGTGGTTGTTGGCTCGGTGGCTGTGTCAGAGAAAG GTTTCCGCATTGGAAAAGGAGAGGGCTTTGCTGACTTGGAGTATGCAATGATGGCCTCAATGGGAGCGGTGGATGAGTCCACAGTGGTGGTGACTGTAGTGCATGATTGTCAG GTGGTGGACATTCCCGAAGAACTTATGGAGGCACACGACCTGACAGTGGACTACATACTCACACCAAGCAGAGTTATTAAGACAAACTGCCTTCTTCCAAAACCGCAAGGAATCATCTGGACTAAG CTTTACCCCGAAAAGCTGGAGAAGATCCCCGTCCTGAAGAAACTCCTGGCCCTGGAGGAGCAGGCAGGGAAGGACGTCACCCTTGGGGAGGCGCCGCCTTCGTCCGAGCCTCTATCGCCAAGcggtccccccaaaaatcccagCCGACGCAGGCCGAGGCAGAAAGCGGCCCGTCAGGATGTCCGGGAAGAACCCAAGGAGGAGAAGGGTGCGGAAGCAGAACAGAGAGCCAGACAGCGTCCTGCTCGAGTAAGGAAGGAAAGTAGAGGAAGTGAGGGTGAGGGTGCCGAGTGGAGGAGAAGAAAGggacaaaatggaaaaagtgcAAAGGAGAAGAGTTCAGAGGAGACTGGGAGGGAAGTTGTGAACCCCAGTAAGATCCCGCTCAGTGTCACCACAGTATATCTGGGCGGCATCCCCACCGGGTTACGCGTCAGCGAGCTGAAGATTTCCCTCCGGGAGAGAGATGCGGCGCCGCTGCGGCTCACCTGGCAGGGAGCTCAGCACCGCGCCTTCTTGGACTACAGCGACCCCCAGGCTGCCGAGAAAGCGCTGGAGGCGCTCCAGGGGCTCAACCTGAATGGGCACAGTGTGCAGGCCGAGCTGGCAAAGAACCAGCGCCGCAGCAAGAGACTCGGCCCTTCCAATCGCAAACCCGAACCTGCCCCCGCACCGGCTCCGACATCCGACAACACGGAAGTCGCCGAGTCCAAGGGTGAAGACCAAAAGCAGACGGAGCAATAA
- the mthfsd gene encoding methenyltetrahydrofolate synthase domain-containing protein isoform X5, with protein MLHEIMEPVIKINPAGATKWDIRQKIWDYIEDNDLANFPRPVHNRIPNFKGAFTACPKLSELEVFTQTAEVKVDPDKPLEGARLAVLQAHKTLLVPTPRLRSGLFNKIVPPAGANKEKLRICSSSQGVKEFSVPIGLEDKVKVDLVVVGSVAVSEKGFRIGKGEGFADLEYAMMASMGAVDESTVVVTVVHDCQVVDIPEELMEAHDLTVDYILTPSRVIKTNCLLPKPQGIIWTKLYPEKLEKIPVLKKLLALEEQAGKDVTLGEAPPSSEPLSPSGPPKNPSRRRPRQKAARQDVREEPKEEKGAEAEQRARQRPARVRKESRGSEGEGAEWRRRKGQNGKSAKEKSSEETGREVVNPSKIPLSVTTVYLGGIPTGLRVSELKISLRERDAAPLRLTWQGAQHRAFLDYSDPQAAEKALEALQGLNLNGHSVQAELAKNQRRSKRLGPSNRKPEPAPAPAPTSDNTEVAESKGEDQKQTEQ; from the exons ATGTTACATGAAATCATGGAGCCTGTCATTAAAATCAATCCAG CAGGAGCAACAAAATGGGACATCCGTCAAAAGATTTGGGACTACATCGAAGACAACGATCTGGCGAATTTTCCGAGGCCCGTTCACAATAGAATCCCCAATTTTAAG GGGGCTTTCACTGCTTGCCCCAAGTTGTCTGAACTGGAAGTGTTTACCCAGACTGCTGAGGTGAAGGTGGACCCCGATAAACCTCTTGAGGGGGCTCGACTAGCAGTGCTCCAG GCACATAAAACCTTGTTGGTCCCAACTCCTCGTCTTCGTTCCGGCCTTTTTAACAAGATAGTTCCCCCAGCGGGAGCCAACAAAGAAAAGCTGCGCATTTGCTCTTCTTCTCAG GGTGTGAAAGAGTTCAGTGTGCCAATTGGCCTGGAGGACAAAGTCAAGGTGGACCTTGTGGTTGTTGGCTCGGTGGCTGTGTCAGAGAAAG GTTTCCGCATTGGAAAAGGAGAGGGCTTTGCTGACTTGGAGTATGCAATGATGGCCTCAATGGGAGCGGTGGATGAGTCCACAGTGGTGGTGACTGTAGTGCATGATTGTCAG GTGGTGGACATTCCCGAAGAACTTATGGAGGCACACGACCTGACAGTGGACTACATACTCACACCAAGCAGAGTTATTAAGACAAACTGCCTTCTTCCAAAACCGCAAGGAATCATCTGGACTAAG CTTTACCCCGAAAAGCTGGAGAAGATCCCCGTCCTGAAGAAACTCCTGGCCCTGGAGGAGCAGGCAGGGAAGGACGTCACCCTTGGGGAGGCGCCGCCTTCGTCCGAGCCTCTATCGCCAAGcggtccccccaaaaatcccagCCGACGCAGGCCGAGGCAGAAAGCGGCCCGTCAGGATGTCCGGGAAGAACCCAAGGAGGAGAAGGGTGCGGAAGCAGAACAGAGAGCCAGACAGCGTCCTGCTCGAGTAAGGAAGGAAAGTAGAGGAAGTGAGGGTGAGGGTGCCGAGTGGAGGAGAAGAAAGggacaaaatggaaaaagtgcAAAGGAGAAGAGTTCAGAGGAGACTGGGAGGGAAGTTGTGAACCCCAGTAAGATCCCGCTCAGTGTCACCACAGTATATCTGGGCGGCATCCCCACCGGGTTACGCGTCAGCGAGCTGAAGATTTCCCTCCGGGAGAGAGATGCGGCGCCGCTGCGGCTCACCTGGCAGGGAGCTCAGCACCGCGCCTTCTTGGACTACAGCGACCCCCAGGCTGCCGAGAAAGCGCTGGAGGCGCTCCAGGGGCTCAACCTGAATGGGCACAGTGTGCAGGCCGAGCTGGCAAAGAACCAGCGCCGCAGCAAGAGACTCGGCCCTTCCAATCGCAAACCCGAACCTGCCCCCGCACCGGCTCCGACATCCGACAACACGGAAGTCGCCGAGTCCAAGGGTGAAGACCAAAAGCAGACGGAGCAATAA